The following coding sequences are from one Nicotiana tomentosiformis chromosome 3, ASM39032v3, whole genome shotgun sequence window:
- the LOC104119788 gene encoding protein SIEVE ELEMENT OCCLUSION B-like: MASRALVPSAHHGKPSQPMARRERPVFSLSDDHAMSKKILDTHNPDGREVDVKIILHVVEEIFQHAYPASIDGVLHGTTQPLEANIEALKLEENASLAFDGILEGLAYIIHKVSCELTCKCSGGGDTHSTTMAILAMLSGYQWDAKLVLSLAAFAITYGEFWLVAQMFATHPLAKSVALLKQLPDTMEHHASLKSRFDAINELIKAILEVTKRIIEFKRLPSQYISEDQPPLSIAISHIPTAVYWTIKSIVACASQLTSLLGMNYEMIAATTSDTWEMSSSTHKLRNISDHLRAELDRCYHHIQEKMHVEYYQMLVHLFETTQFDNMKINRGMIYIKDDLLPLEVGTTHTRASIEVLRRKTVLLLLSDLDASPEELLVLSHIYTESRARPELQYEIVWLPIVDRSRGWNEEQEMKFKALQAIMPWYTLHHPSLLEPAIVKFVKERWHFSKKMMLVTLDPQQGKVACPNAIHMAWIWGNLAYPFTISKEEALWSVESWRLELVVDGIDQNLIEWMTSGKFICLYGGEDIEWIRSFTKSARSVAQRAGIDLLMMYVGKSNNKERVRRINSMVTAENLSYCLMDLTSVWYFWTRIESMFYSKMQLGKTIQEDKIMQEVLTMLSFDASDQGWALISRGSFEMARAKSQIITKTLDDYTVWEEDAREKGFVPALIDYFLQLHTPQHCNRLILPGLDGDIPEMIVCAECGRPMERFFMYRCCTD, encoded by the exons ATGGCAAGTCGTGCTTTGGTGCCATCTGCTCATCATGGTAAGCCTTCGCAGCCAATGGCTAGGCGAGAACGCCCAGTATTCTCATTGTCTGATGATCATGCTATGTCCAAGAAAATTCTTGATACTCACAATCCTGATGGTCGCGAAGTTGATGTTAAAATCATCCTCCATGTCGTTGAGGAGATTTTTCAACATGCCTACCCTGCTAGCATTGATGGCGTGCTTCAT GGCACTACTCAGCCTCTTGAAGCCAACATTGAAGCATTGAAGTTAGAAGAAAATGCATCACTTGCCTTTGATGGCATACTAGAAGGATTGGCTTATATCATACACAAAGTCTCTTGCGAG TTGACATGCAAGTGCTCAGGTGGAGGGGATACTCattcaacaacaatggcaatTTTAGCTATGCTCTCTGGCTACCAATGGGACGCAAAACTCGTGCTATCTTTAGCAGCATTTGCCATTACCTATGGTGAATTCTGGCTGGTGGCTCAGATGTTTGCTACTCATCCTTTGGCAAAATCTGTGGCTCTCTTGAAACAGCTACCAGATACTATGGAACACCATGCTTCCCTCAAGTCGCGATTTGATGCCATCAACGAACTTATCAAGGCCATTTTGGAAGTAACCAAACGTATAATTGAATTCAAGAGACTTCCTTCTCAGTACATCTCTGAAGATCAACCACCTCTGTCTATTGCTATTTCCCACATTCCTACTGCTGTTTATTGGACCATTAAAAGTATTGTTGCTTGTGCTTCTCAACTTACTAGCCTTCTTGGAATGAACTATGA GATGATAGCAGCTACCACATCAGACACATGGGAAATGTCAAGCTCCACTCACAAGCTGAGAAACATAAGCGATCACCTCAGAGCTGAATTAGATCGTTGCTATCATCATATTC AGGAGAAGATGCACGTTGAGTACTATCAGATGCTGGTGCACCTCTTTGAGACAACCCAATTCGACAACATGAAGATAAACAGGGGAATGATTTACATCAAGGACGATTTACTCCCACTTGAAGTAGGAACCACTCACACGAGG GCTAGTATTGAGGTGCTTAGAAGAAAGACTGTTCTGCTTCTTCTGTCAGATCTTGACGCCAGCCCTGAAGAGTTGTTAGTACTGTCTCATATATACACTGAATCAAGGGCAAGGCCAGAACTTCAATACGAAATAGTGTGGCTTCCGATTGTGGATCGATCAAGGGGGTGGAATGAAGAGCAGGAAATGAAATTTAAGGCGCTGCAAGCAATAATGCCGTGGTACACATTGCACCATCCTTCCTTGTTAGAGCCAGCAATCGTCAAGTTTGTCAAAGAAAGGTGGCATTTCTCCAAGAAAATGATGCTTGTAACCTTGGATCCACAACAGGGTAAAGTGGCTTGTCCAAATGCTATTCACATGGCTTGGATTTGGGGAAATTTGGCCTATCCTTTCACTATTTCCAAAGAGGAAGCTTTGTGGAGCGTGGAATCTTGGCGTCTTGAGCTAGTCGTCGATGGCATTgatcagaatttaattgaatgg ATGACGAGTGGGAAGTTTATCTGTTTATATGGAGGAGAAGACATAGAATGGATCCGTAGTTTCACGAAATCAGCAAGAAGTGTGGCACAGAGAGCTGGGATTGATCTACTAATGATGTATGTAGGGAAGAGCAATAACAAGGAACGAGTTCGAAGGATCAACAGTATGGTAACAGCAGAAAATCTGAGTTATTGTTTGATGGACTTAACATCAGTTTGGTACTTTTGGACAAGAATAGAGAGCATGTTTTACTCTAAAATGCAACTTGGAAAGACAAtccaagaagataaaattatgcAAGAAGTGTTGACAATGCTGAGTTTTGATGCAAGTGATCAAGGTTGGGCACTGATAAGCAGAGGATCATTCGAAATGGCACGAGCCAAAAGTCAGATAATCACTAAAACATTAGATGATTATACAGTTTGGGAGGAAGATGCTAGAGAAAAAGGATTTGTGCCTGCACTTATTGATTATTTCCTACAATTGCACACTCCTCAGCACTGCAATCGCTTAATTCTCCCGGGACTTGATGGTGATATTCCAGAAATGATAGTTTGTGCAGAATGTGGAAGGCCAATGGAGAGGTTTTTCATGTACCGTTGCTGCACTGATTGA
- the LOC104119789 gene encoding protein-L-isoaspartate O-methyltransferase 1-like, which translates to MPSSIPLLHSVSAIAYGFRYRAPLKHTCLFYTHQLYTLQPPNFPLFSSSFCRVPNPNFFTGNSLFSRMEHFLSGSGINRNKGMIEQLQRYGVIKSKKVTEIMETVDRGLFVPEGTPAYIDSPMSIGYNATISAPHMHAMCLELLEDSLQPGMHALDVGSGTGYLTACFALMVGPQGRAVGVEHIPELVAWSTKNVERSAAAPLLKEGSLSLHVGDGRKGWPEHAPYDAIHVGAAAADVPQDLIDQLKPGGRMVIPVGTFFQDLKVIDKNLDGSLSVRSETSVRYVPLTSREAQLKGT; encoded by the exons ATGCCGTCTTCAATACCCTTGCTGCATTCTGTGTCAGCTATAGCGTATGGTTTCCGCTACCGTGCGCCTTTAAAGCACACTTGTTTATTCTACACTCACCAACTCTATACTCTTCAGCCTCCTAACTTCCCCCTCTTCTCTTCATCCTTTTGCCGTGTTCCTAACCCCAATTTCTTCACGGGGAATTCTCTCTTCTCTCGAATGGAG CATTTTCTGAGTGGAAGTGGCATTAACAGAAACAAGGGAATGATTGAGCAGTTGCAAAGATATGGAGTAATAAAATCAAAGAAAgtaacagaaataatggaaactgTTGATAGGGGTTTGTTTGTACCTGAGGGTACTCCCGCTTACATTGATAGCCCCATGAGTATAGGTTACAATGCCACTATCTCAGCTCCTCATATGCATGCTATGTGTCTTGAATTATTGGAGGACAGCTTGCAGCCTGGCATGCATGCTCTGGATGTCGGTTCAG GAACTGGGTATCTCACAGCATGTTTTGCTCTGATGGTTGGACCACAAGGTCGAGCTGTTGGTGTGGAGCATATACCCGAGTTGGTTGCGTGGTCGACCAAGAATGTTGAAAGAAGTGCAGCAGCTCCTTTGTTAAAAGAAGGGTCTCTCTCATTGCATGTTGGTG ACGGGAGGAAAGGTTGGCCAGAGCATGCACCATATGATGCTATTCACGTTGGAGCAGCTGCAGCTGATGTTCCCCAGGATCTCATCGACCAGTTAAAGCCCGGGGGAAGGATGGTGATTCCAGTGGGTACTTTTTTCCAAGATCTCAAGGTTATAGACAAGAATTTGGATGGTTCATTAAGTGTTCGAAGTGAGACTTCCGTCCGTTATGTTCCACTGACTAGTCGGGAAGCACAGTTAAAGGGCACATAA
- the LOC104119790 gene encoding 28 kDa ribonucleoprotein, chloroplastic encodes MSFVIKPLTKPLSMATNGCLISLPPFFTPTKSISSYPFLSTPLKPISLSSSFSSLLSLKKKSTQFPTFVSVLSEDDNTLVLDDQEQGGDFPSFVGETGETETEEYQEPSEDAKLFVGNLPYDIDSEGLAQLFQQAGVVEIAEVIYNRETDRSRGFGFVTMSTVEEADKAVELYSQYDLNGRLLTVNKAAPRGSRPERPPRTFQPTYRIYVGNIPWDIDDARLEQVFSEHGKVVSARVVFDRESGRSRGFGFVTMSSEAEMSEAIANLDGQTLDGRTIRVNAAEERPRRNTY; translated from the exons ATGTCTTTTGTTATCAAACCCTTAACCAAGCCTTTATCCATGGCAACTAATGGTTGCCTTATTTCCCTCCCTCCTTTCTTCACCCCCACCAAATCCATttcttcctacccttttctctcCACCCCATTAAAACCCATTTCACTCTCTTCTTCCTTCTCCTCTTTATTATCCCTTAAAAAGAAAAGTACCCAATTCCCAACTTTTGTTTCTGTATTATCTGAAGATGACAACACCCTTGTCCTTGATGACCAAGAACAAGGTGGGGATTTTCCTAGCTTTGTTGGTGAGACAGGGGAAACCGAGACTGAGGAGTACCAAGAACCTTCTGAGGATGCTAAATTGTTTGTTGGGAATTTACCATATGATATAGATAGTGAGGGGCTTGCTCAGCTTTTCCAACAGGCTGGTGTTGTTGAGATTGCTGAG GTTATTTACAATAGGGAGACTGATCGGAGTCGGGGATTCGGGTTTGTGACAATGAGCACTGTCGAAGAAGCTGACAAAGCTGTGGAATTGTACAGCCAATAT GATCTCAACGGAAGGCTATTGACAGTCAACAAAGCTGCTCCAAGAGGATCACGGCCAGAGCGTCCACCTCGAACATTTCAGCCTACTTACAGAATCTATGTTGGCAACATCCCGTGGGACATTGATGATGCACGCCTTGAGCAAGTTTTCAGTGAACATGGTAAAGTAGTAAGTGCTCGGGTGGTTTTTGACAGAGAGTCTGGACGGTCACGAGGCTTTGGTTTTGTGACGATGTCAAGTGAAGCTGAAATGAGTGAAGCAATCGCCAACCTTGACGGACAG ACTCTGGATGGGAGGACTATCAGGGTTAATGCTGCTGAAGAAAGACCTAGGCGTAACACATACTGA